From one Streptomyces sp. R41 genomic stretch:
- a CDS encoding SpoIIE family protein phosphatase, which yields MASVRKGSDGPTSAGPRDLFDASVDAAAVVSADGVVVGWTRGAQALLGYPAAEVVGGSAACLLAMPGDPARVAGVAERCRAGMGWSGLIPVRHRDGSRIEVDLRVSASFRLGGDECFLISAREQRPQWAVGQSVLDGFLTRSPVGMALMDLQLRYVWLNDTLERFGGVPREQRLGRRLSELLPGLQADTLEGIMRKVLATGIPVTDYEYVGWSWADPHRQRAYSTSFFPLVDADNSVTGVCYMVLDVTERWSARRLLSMVNEAGTNIGTTLDVMRTAQELADFAVPRFADFVIVDLLEPVLSTEGHGTWLSDAGPAPTRPAMRRAGLSSVREGCPEAVARIGAKVDFLPPPHDVSLLINGDPIFIPVLDPADALWVAEQPARVARIREFGLHSLISVPMRARNTALGLTTFARSLNPVPFQPDDVLLARELVARAALCVDNARRYSREHAAAVTLQRSLLPHALTGGTALEVASYYLPADATGGVGGDWFDVIPLSGARVGLVVGDVVGHGITAAASMGRLRTAVQTLAAMDMPPAELLAHLDDLVLRLSEEETGNESSNRALTAFLGATCLYAVYDPVTRRCTMARAGHPPPVVVAPDGHVHFPELPAGPPLGLGGFAFEATEIELAENSLLGLYTDGLVQGADRAMDPGMSRLGDVLSQPDSNLQALCASAVEQLVPVPQPDDIALLLARTHALGADHVASWDVPSDPAAVGDVRARATRQVAAWGLEELAMTTELIVSELVTNAIRYASPPVRLRLLRDSRLTCEVADGSSTAPRLRHARSMDEGGRGLFLVAQLTHRWGARYTAGGKVIWAEQEIP from the coding sequence ATGGCTTCTGTGCGCAAAGGTTCCGACGGGCCCACTTCCGCGGGGCCGCGCGATCTCTTCGATGCGTCCGTTGACGCGGCAGCGGTGGTATCCGCAGACGGCGTCGTGGTCGGCTGGACCAGGGGCGCTCAAGCCCTTCTCGGCTACCCCGCTGCAGAGGTTGTCGGCGGCTCCGCCGCGTGTCTGCTCGCGATGCCCGGGGATCCGGCACGTGTGGCAGGCGTCGCAGAGCGGTGCCGCGCGGGAATGGGGTGGAGCGGTCTCATCCCCGTACGGCACCGAGACGGCAGCCGTATCGAAGTCGACCTGCGGGTGTCCGCGTCCTTCCGCCTCGGCGGAGACGAGTGTTTTCTGATCTCGGCACGGGAGCAGAGGCCGCAATGGGCGGTGGGCCAGTCCGTCCTCGACGGCTTCCTGACTCGCTCGCCGGTCGGCATGGCGCTGATGGATCTGCAGCTGCGCTACGTCTGGCTGAACGACACCCTGGAACGATTCGGCGGTGTGCCCCGTGAGCAGCGGTTGGGCCGTCGTCTGAGCGAGTTGCTGCCGGGGCTGCAGGCGGACACCCTCGAGGGCATCATGCGAAAGGTGCTGGCGACCGGAATCCCGGTCACCGACTACGAGTACGTGGGATGGAGTTGGGCCGACCCACACCGCCAACGCGCATACTCCACTTCCTTCTTCCCCCTGGTGGACGCCGACAACTCCGTCACCGGGGTCTGTTACATGGTCCTGGACGTCACCGAGCGGTGGAGTGCCCGCCGGCTCTTGTCGATGGTCAATGAGGCCGGGACCAACATCGGCACAACATTGGACGTGATGCGGACGGCCCAGGAGCTGGCCGACTTCGCTGTTCCCCGCTTCGCGGACTTCGTCATCGTCGATCTGCTGGAGCCGGTCCTCAGCACGGAGGGACATGGAACGTGGTTGAGCGATGCCGGACCGGCACCCACCAGGCCGGCGATGCGCCGGGCCGGACTGAGCTCAGTGCGCGAGGGCTGCCCGGAGGCCGTGGCGCGGATCGGGGCCAAGGTCGATTTCCTGCCCCCGCCGCACGACGTGAGCCTGCTCATCAACGGCGATCCGATCTTCATCCCCGTCCTCGACCCGGCGGACGCCCTGTGGGTTGCCGAACAGCCTGCCAGGGTGGCACGCATCCGCGAGTTCGGACTGCACTCCCTCATCTCCGTGCCGATGCGAGCGCGGAACACTGCCCTGGGCCTCACCACGTTCGCCCGTTCGCTCAATCCCGTCCCGTTCCAGCCGGACGATGTCCTATTGGCCCGCGAGTTGGTGGCGCGAGCAGCGTTGTGCGTCGACAACGCCCGCCGCTACAGCCGGGAACACGCGGCAGCAGTCACCCTTCAGCGCAGTCTGCTGCCCCACGCCCTGACGGGCGGAACCGCGCTGGAGGTGGCCTCCTACTATCTGCCGGCGGACGCGACAGGCGGGGTCGGCGGCGACTGGTTCGACGTGATCCCTCTGTCCGGCGCCCGTGTGGGCCTTGTCGTCGGCGATGTGGTCGGCCACGGCATCACCGCGGCCGCGAGCATGGGCCGGCTGCGCACCGCGGTTCAGACCCTGGCCGCCATGGATATGCCCCCTGCGGAGTTGCTGGCCCACCTCGACGACCTCGTGCTCCGGCTGAGCGAGGAGGAGACCGGCAACGAGTCGTCCAACCGGGCTCTCACGGCCTTCCTCGGAGCGACCTGTCTGTACGCCGTCTATGATCCGGTCACGCGACGTTGCACGATGGCCCGGGCCGGACATCCGCCTCCTGTCGTCGTCGCCCCCGACGGACACGTCCACTTCCCGGAGCTTCCCGCTGGGCCTCCGCTCGGGCTGGGAGGGTTCGCGTTCGAAGCCACCGAGATCGAGCTCGCCGAGAACAGCCTGCTCGGTCTCTACACCGACGGCCTCGTTCAGGGAGCCGACCGCGCCATGGACCCCGGCATGTCACGTCTCGGCGATGTGCTGTCCCAGCCCGACTCCAACCTCCAAGCACTGTGCGCGTCCGCCGTGGAGCAGCTCGTGCCCGTGCCTCAACCCGACGACATCGCCCTTCTCCTGGCGCGCACGCACGCTCTGGGGGCCGACCATGTCGCCTCGTGGGATGTGCCCTCGGACCCGGCCGCCGTCGGTGATGTCCGAGCCCGGGCGACCCGCCAGGTGGCAGCTTGGGGCCTTGAGGAATTGGCCATGACGACGGAGCTCATCGTGAGCGAGCTGGTCACCAACGCGATCCGCTACGCCTCACCGCCCGTACGACTGCGGCTGCTTCGGGACTCTCGCTTGACCTGTGAGGTCGCCGATGGCAGCAGCACCGCTCCTCGGCTGAGGCATGCCCGGAGCATGGACGAAGGCGGCCGTGGCCTGTTTCTCGTAGCCCAGCTCACCCATCGCTGGGGTGCCCGCTACACGGCTGGAGGAAAGGTCATCTGGGCCGAACAGGAGATCCCGTAA
- a CDS encoding PP2C family protein-serine/threonine phosphatase has translation MGPRQRFAALRQPWQSSHALLAIPLALIVVITGVDLLVPADVHLGPLLVIAPAITASFAGPRLTGLIGALAVVAQAFIGWHFGALFTRNVLVQILALTVLSSLTVFFCVVRERRRKELAQVRSVAEAAQHVLLWPLPEEIGPLRIACLYLAAEDEAQIGGDLYAATRVDGGARLMIGDVRGKGLDAIGEAALLLGAFREAAHKHTTLPELAASLEQSVARYLEDFEPEEEAGERFVTALLMEIPDEDPITRMTSCGHPPPLLLSSGDAVTVPLHPTPPLGVGRTGQADYTVDVFSFEAGDTLLLYTDGVIEARGPDGRFYPLTERAAQWTGHSPETLLHHIRRDLLAHGGGRLGDDAALIAVRRTSAAHPSPAPRKDHPHRRVLHRSETEPSSH, from the coding sequence GTGGGCCCCCGGCAGCGTTTTGCCGCACTGCGGCAGCCATGGCAGTCGAGCCACGCGCTGCTGGCGATCCCTCTCGCGCTCATCGTGGTGATCACGGGGGTGGACCTGCTGGTTCCGGCCGATGTCCATCTCGGGCCGCTGCTGGTCATCGCGCCCGCCATCACTGCGTCGTTTGCCGGCCCTCGCCTGACCGGGCTCATCGGGGCCCTGGCGGTGGTGGCGCAGGCATTCATCGGTTGGCACTTCGGTGCGCTGTTCACCCGGAATGTGCTGGTGCAGATCCTCGCCCTGACGGTGCTGTCGTCGCTGACCGTGTTCTTCTGCGTGGTGCGCGAGCGGCGCCGTAAGGAGCTGGCCCAGGTGCGCTCGGTCGCCGAGGCCGCCCAGCATGTCCTGCTGTGGCCGCTGCCGGAGGAGATCGGCCCGCTGAGGATTGCCTGCTTGTATCTGGCCGCGGAGGACGAGGCTCAGATCGGCGGCGACCTGTACGCGGCCACCCGCGTCGACGGCGGGGCCCGCCTGATGATCGGCGACGTGCGGGGCAAAGGCCTGGACGCCATTGGAGAAGCCGCCCTCCTGCTCGGCGCCTTCCGCGAGGCCGCCCACAAGCACACCACCCTTCCCGAACTGGCCGCCTCCCTGGAACAGAGCGTCGCCCGCTATCTGGAGGACTTCGAGCCGGAGGAGGAAGCCGGGGAACGCTTCGTGACCGCCTTGCTGATGGAGATCCCTGACGAGGACCCCATCACCCGTATGACCAGTTGTGGCCATCCTCCGCCGTTGCTGCTCAGCAGTGGGGACGCCGTCACCGTTCCCCTGCACCCCACGCCCCCGCTGGGGGTCGGCCGGACAGGGCAGGCGGACTACACCGTGGATGTGTTCTCCTTCGAGGCCGGAGACACTCTCCTGCTGTACACCGACGGCGTCATCGAAGCCCGCGGTCCGGACGGCCGCTTCTACCCGCTCACGGAACGGGCCGCCCAGTGGACCGGCCACAGCCCAGAGACCCTCCTGCACCACATCCGGCGCGATCTCCTCGCCCACGGCGGCGGACGCCTCGGCGACGACGCCGCCCTGATCGCGGTCCGCCGCACATCGGCCGCGCACCCGAGCCCCGCGCCACGGAAGGATCATCCGCACCGACGGGTTCTGCACCGCTCGGAGACCGAACCGTCCTCGCACTGA
- a CDS encoding SDR family oxidoreductase, producing MKVQGSVAFVTGANRGLGEQFVRALFDAGAAKVYAGSRDPTKVTVPGAIPVAVDITDEETVRAAADQAQDVTLLVNNAGSTTRADVLAADLDSFRTEFETHVLGTLAMSRAFAPVLGRNAGGAIVNVLSVLSWISIPASAGYAAAKSAEWSVTNALRVALAEQGTQVTALHVSYLSTDMAATVTAPKSDPAVVARATLDGVEAGVYQVLADDVSKHVQTALARGPEALYPQLAGRPTLI from the coding sequence ATGAAGGTCCAGGGGTCTGTCGCTTTCGTCACCGGAGCAAACCGCGGGCTCGGTGAGCAATTCGTGCGAGCGCTCTTCGATGCCGGCGCGGCCAAGGTCTACGCGGGATCACGCGACCCCACAAAGGTCACCGTGCCCGGGGCGATCCCGGTCGCGGTGGACATCACCGACGAGGAAACCGTGCGCGCGGCAGCCGACCAAGCACAGGACGTGACACTTCTTGTCAACAACGCCGGTTCGACGACCCGGGCCGACGTGCTCGCGGCCGACTTGGACTCGTTCCGGACGGAATTCGAGACGCATGTCCTTGGCACCCTCGCCATGAGCAGGGCCTTCGCCCCCGTTCTCGGGCGCAACGCCGGCGGCGCGATAGTCAATGTTCTGTCCGTGCTGTCCTGGATATCGATCCCGGCCAGCGCCGGATACGCCGCGGCCAAGTCTGCCGAATGGTCGGTGACCAACGCCTTGCGGGTGGCCCTCGCGGAACAGGGCACGCAGGTCACCGCCCTGCACGTCAGCTACCTCTCGACGGACATGGCCGCGACGGTGACAGCTCCGAAGTCCGATCCCGCCGTGGTCGCCCGCGCGACCCTCGACGGTGTCGAGGCCGGGGTGTACCAGGTGCTCGCCGACGACGTCAGCAAACACGTCCAAACCGCGCTGGCCAGGGGCCCGGAGGCGCTGTACCCACAACTGGCCGGCCGGCCAACGCTGATCTGA
- a CDS encoding DUF6400 family protein, with translation MSSHGPTLPGEPDEPAAVSRRAADRPGTPAPVDLAVDLSSHEMLRRAHVLAALGPDWDPIAALRGEEEAHELLYSGLSAEQQRLYDELVSAGVLPRRGGGHAAA, from the coding sequence ATGTCCTCCCACGGCCCCACCCTTCCCGGCGAACCGGACGAACCCGCCGCAGTGAGCAGGCGCGCGGCGGACCGACCCGGCACCCCCGCACCGGTCGACCTGGCCGTGGACCTGAGCTCACACGAAATGCTCCGGCGGGCTCATGTCCTGGCCGCTCTCGGCCCCGACTGGGACCCCATCGCGGCCCTGCGCGGCGAGGAAGAGGCCCATGAGCTGCTGTACTCCGGCCTCAGCGCGGAGCAGCAGCGCCTCTACGACGAACTGGTCTCGGCCGGTGTGCTCCCGCGGAGAGGGGGCGGCCATGCTGCCGCTTGA
- a CDS encoding enoyl-CoA hydratase-related protein: MHILLVASAFNSLTQRVHAELRDCGHSVAVELALAGSSLLEAVRRHAPQLIVAPMLKTAIPEEVWAAHTCLIVHPGPVGDRGPSSLDWAIHEGVDQWGVTVLQADGEMDAGDVWATVACRVPAVSKSDLYRGEVADAALTAVMLAVERFAGGTYVPRKQGVGRSQDAHLRARPYLDQSVRRIDWAEDSTQTVMRKLRAADSQPGVLDVLLGAEWYLHGGHPESVLRGRPGELLASRAGAICRATRDGAVWIPELRPRRRPGQPPTFKLPAVQALGDRLPPLREYALPLLPDARHRTWTDIRYREDGSVGFLSFSFPGGAMSTEQCRRLLDAYREACARPTSVLVLGGERDFFSNGIHLNVIEAADDPGAESWANINAIDDLVEAVLTTTDRLVVSAVAGNAAAGGVMLALAADEVWCRSGAVLNPHYRLMGLYGSEYWTSTLPSRVGPVVAERLMREALPVSSASALRLGLVDRVIACGPQEFAREVGGLAARLASLPATASRITAKKTALDRQESVTPLAGFRERELARMRRTFDDPDTPYHALRRAFVGKERPVCTPPHLDPAAMAQTGPPPSAAHVTGTALDGVSPRPTC; encoded by the coding sequence GTGCACATCCTGCTCGTAGCCAGCGCGTTCAACAGCCTCACCCAGCGTGTCCACGCCGAGCTGCGCGACTGCGGCCACTCCGTGGCGGTGGAACTCGCCCTGGCAGGCAGCTCGTTACTGGAAGCCGTGCGGCGGCATGCTCCGCAGCTCATCGTGGCGCCGATGCTGAAGACGGCGATTCCCGAGGAGGTGTGGGCAGCGCACACGTGCCTCATCGTCCATCCGGGGCCCGTGGGCGACCGCGGACCGTCATCTCTCGACTGGGCGATCCACGAGGGCGTCGACCAGTGGGGCGTTACCGTCCTGCAGGCCGATGGGGAGATGGACGCAGGTGACGTGTGGGCCACCGTAGCGTGCCGGGTTCCTGCGGTGTCCAAGAGCGACCTGTACCGGGGCGAGGTCGCCGACGCCGCGCTCACCGCCGTCATGCTCGCCGTGGAGCGCTTCGCCGGCGGAACCTACGTTCCGCGCAAACAGGGCGTGGGACGCTCACAGGACGCCCACCTGCGCGCCCGTCCATACCTCGACCAGAGCGTCCGGCGGATCGACTGGGCCGAGGACTCCACGCAGACTGTCATGCGCAAGTTGCGGGCGGCGGACTCGCAGCCCGGTGTGCTGGATGTGCTCCTCGGCGCTGAGTGGTACCTGCACGGCGGCCACCCAGAGAGCGTGTTGCGCGGCCGCCCGGGCGAGCTCCTGGCCTCCCGGGCCGGGGCCATCTGCCGGGCGACCAGGGACGGCGCCGTGTGGATCCCCGAGTTGAGGCCCCGGCGCAGGCCCGGGCAGCCGCCCACGTTCAAACTGCCGGCGGTGCAGGCCCTGGGCGACCGGCTGCCGCCGCTGCGCGAGTACGCCCTGCCTCTGCTGCCCGATGCGCGGCACCGTACCTGGACGGACATCCGCTACCGCGAGGACGGGAGCGTGGGCTTCCTCTCGTTCTCCTTCCCCGGCGGCGCCATGAGCACCGAACAGTGCCGGCGCCTGCTGGACGCCTACCGGGAAGCGTGCGCGCGACCCACGTCGGTGCTGGTGCTGGGCGGCGAACGGGACTTCTTCTCCAACGGGATCCACCTCAATGTCATCGAGGCCGCCGACGACCCCGGTGCCGAGTCCTGGGCGAACATCAACGCCATCGACGATCTGGTCGAGGCGGTCCTGACGACAACGGACCGGCTGGTGGTCTCGGCCGTGGCGGGCAACGCCGCGGCCGGCGGGGTGATGCTCGCCCTGGCGGCCGACGAGGTGTGGTGCCGCTCGGGAGCCGTGCTGAACCCTCACTACCGTCTGATGGGCCTGTACGGCTCGGAGTACTGGACGTCCACCCTGCCGAGCAGGGTGGGTCCCGTCGTGGCGGAACGGCTCATGCGCGAGGCTCTGCCGGTGAGCTCGGCGAGTGCCCTGCGCCTCGGACTCGTCGACCGGGTGATCGCCTGCGGCCCGCAGGAGTTCGCGCGGGAGGTCGGCGGCTTGGCGGCGCGTCTGGCGTCACTGCCGGCGACAGCGTCACGGATCACCGCGAAGAAGACGGCGCTGGACCGGCAGGAGAGCGTGACCCCGCTGGCCGGCTTCCGGGAGCGGGAGCTGGCCCGGATGCGCCGGACCTTCGACGACCCGGACACCCCGTATCACGCTCTGCGTCGAGCGTTCGTCGGCAAGGAGCGGCCCGTGTGCACCCCGCCGCACCTCGATCCGGCCGCGATGGCGCAAACCGGTCCGCCCCCCTCTGCCGCGCACGTCACCGGAACGGCTCTCGATGGCGTGTCACCACGGCCGACCTGCTGA
- a CDS encoding hydrogenase expression protein HypE, giving the protein MTEATPDTVGAADATGAPADETPTIHILWINAGLSCDGDSVALTAAMQPSIEEIVLGALPGLPKIAVHWPLIDFECGPVGGSDTFIEWFFKGERGEIDPFVLVVEGSVPNEAIKPEGYWCGFGDNPETGQPITTSEWIDRLAPKALAVVAIGTCATYGGIHAMAGNPTGAMGVPDYLGWDWKSKAGIPIVCVPGCPIQPDNFSETLTYLLYQAAGAAPMIPLDDKLRPTWLFGATVHEGCDRAGYYEQGEFALSYDSPKCLVKIGCWGPVVKCNVPKRGWMNGIGGCPNVGGICIACTMPGFPDKFMPFMDEPPGARVSSTASGAYGAVVRRLRSITAKTVDKEPKWRRTGDKITTGYRPPW; this is encoded by the coding sequence ATGACTGAGGCGACGCCGGACACGGTCGGCGCTGCGGACGCCACAGGCGCGCCCGCCGACGAGACACCCACGATCCACATTCTCTGGATCAACGCGGGGCTGAGCTGCGACGGCGACTCGGTCGCCTTGACGGCGGCCATGCAGCCGAGCATCGAGGAAATCGTGCTCGGCGCTCTGCCGGGACTGCCGAAGATCGCCGTCCACTGGCCGCTCATCGACTTCGAATGCGGTCCGGTCGGCGGTTCGGACACGTTCATCGAGTGGTTCTTCAAGGGGGAGCGGGGCGAGATCGACCCGTTCGTGCTGGTCGTCGAGGGATCCGTCCCCAACGAGGCGATCAAGCCGGAGGGTTATTGGTGCGGCTTCGGGGACAACCCGGAGACGGGCCAGCCGATCACGACCAGCGAGTGGATCGACCGGCTCGCGCCGAAGGCACTGGCGGTCGTCGCCATCGGCACCTGCGCCACGTACGGCGGTATCCACGCCATGGCGGGCAACCCGACCGGCGCGATGGGCGTGCCGGACTACCTCGGCTGGGACTGGAAGTCCAAGGCCGGCATCCCCATCGTGTGTGTCCCCGGCTGTCCGATCCAGCCCGACAACTTCTCCGAGACGCTCACGTATCTGCTCTACCAGGCGGCCGGCGCCGCACCGATGATTCCGCTGGACGACAAGCTGCGTCCGACCTGGCTGTTCGGGGCCACCGTGCACGAGGGCTGTGACCGGGCGGGCTACTACGAGCAGGGTGAGTTCGCCCTGTCGTACGACTCGCCGAAGTGCCTGGTCAAGATCGGCTGCTGGGGCCCCGTGGTCAAGTGCAACGTGCCCAAGCGTGGCTGGATGAACGGGATCGGCGGCTGCCCCAACGTCGGCGGCATCTGCATTGCCTGCACCATGCCCGGGTTCCCCGACAAGTTCATGCCGTTCATGGACGAACCGCCCGGCGCCCGGGTGTCGAGCACGGCCAGCGGTGCCTACGGCGCCGTGGTCCGCAGGCTGCGTTCGATCACCGCCAAAACCGTGGACAAGGAGCCCAAGTGGCGCCGTACCGGAGACAAGATCACCACCGGATACCGCCCCCCGTGGTGA